A stretch of Flexivirga aerilata DNA encodes these proteins:
- the rdgB gene encoding RdgB/HAM1 family non-canonical purine NTP pyrophosphatase, with the protein MREVVLATRNAGKLREMQEIVASVPELAGVKVVSVASFEDVDDVVETGVTFEENAALKAHAVAKATGLPAIADDSGLAVDVLGGCPGVFSARWSGAHGADQANIDLLLAQTGDVDAERLAAHFVCCVVLALPDGTERVRFGELHGRLTRDQRGAGGFGYDPIFELPDGRTLAELDSQEKNAISHRAKALHALRADLAEVLTGS; encoded by the coding sequence GTGAGGGAGGTCGTGCTCGCCACCCGCAACGCGGGCAAGCTGCGGGAGATGCAGGAGATCGTCGCGTCCGTGCCCGAACTCGCCGGCGTGAAGGTGGTGTCGGTCGCGTCGTTCGAGGACGTGGACGACGTCGTGGAGACCGGCGTGACCTTCGAGGAGAATGCCGCGCTCAAGGCGCACGCGGTCGCCAAGGCCACGGGTCTGCCTGCGATTGCTGACGATTCAGGTCTTGCCGTCGACGTGCTCGGCGGCTGCCCGGGTGTCTTCTCGGCACGCTGGTCGGGCGCGCACGGCGCGGACCAGGCGAACATCGACCTGTTGCTGGCGCAGACCGGCGACGTCGACGCCGAGCGACTCGCCGCGCATTTCGTGTGCTGCGTCGTACTCGCCCTGCCGGACGGCACGGAGCGGGTGCGCTTCGGCGAACTGCACGGCCGGCTGACCCGCGACCAGCGGGGTGCGGGTGGCTTCGGCTACGACCCGATCTTCGAGCTGCCCGACGGCCGGACCCTCGCCGAGCTGGACTCGCAGGAGAAGAACGCGATCTCGCACCGCGCCAAGGCATTGCACGCGCTGCGCGCCGACCTGGCCGAGGTGCTGACCGGCTCCTGA
- a CDS encoding NAD(P)/FAD-dependent oxidoreductase yields MPSTIVIVGASLAGAHAASALRDRGHDGAIVLVGAESHLPYQRPGLSKGYLRGKDGHEELLVHPEDRYRELAVDLRLGTRATAIDTASQRLSVDDGDDIAYDQLLLATGARPRIPALPGIDLDGVHYLRTIDDSDALRARLAPGVHLTIVGAGWVGSEVAATARSLGAEVTVLDPLTVPLESVLGAEIGRAFGVRHTDNGVDLRAGRLVTGIDGKGGRVTGVRTDGGDVIETDLVLVAVGAEPNTELAEQAGIRVDRGVLVDDRLRTSAPEVYAAGDVARADHPRYAEAIRVEHWDNAMQQGGFAGSSMLGADGVYERVPYFFSTQYDVTIEVTGRPDATHRLVLRGDPTDSSFMAFWLQDNVIQAGLNANSWGAADTIRGLIESHAQVDAVALADESVPLDELGQQVTTP; encoded by the coding sequence ATGCCCAGCACAATTGTGATCGTGGGCGCCAGCCTCGCCGGTGCCCACGCCGCCAGTGCGCTGCGCGACCGTGGTCACGACGGCGCTATCGTCCTCGTCGGCGCGGAGTCGCACCTGCCGTATCAGCGGCCAGGTCTGTCCAAGGGATACCTTCGGGGCAAGGACGGACACGAGGAGCTGCTGGTGCACCCCGAGGATCGCTATCGGGAGTTGGCCGTCGACCTCCGTCTTGGCACCCGGGCGACCGCGATCGACACCGCCTCGCAGCGCCTGTCCGTGGATGACGGCGACGACATCGCCTACGATCAGTTGCTCCTCGCGACCGGCGCTCGCCCGCGCATCCCTGCGTTGCCCGGGATCGACCTGGACGGCGTGCACTACCTTCGCACGATCGACGACTCCGACGCGCTTCGCGCACGTCTCGCGCCCGGAGTGCACCTGACCATCGTGGGTGCGGGTTGGGTGGGGTCGGAGGTTGCGGCCACGGCCCGTTCGCTGGGGGCTGAGGTGACAGTGCTCGATCCGCTGACAGTTCCACTCGAGTCTGTCCTGGGCGCCGAAATCGGCCGGGCGTTCGGTGTCCGGCACACCGACAACGGAGTGGACTTGCGCGCCGGTCGGCTCGTCACCGGCATCGACGGCAAAGGCGGCCGCGTCACGGGGGTCCGCACCGACGGTGGCGACGTCATCGAGACCGACCTGGTGTTGGTCGCCGTCGGCGCCGAGCCCAACACCGAACTGGCCGAGCAGGCGGGCATCCGCGTCGACCGCGGCGTCCTGGTCGACGACCGACTACGCACGAGCGCACCCGAGGTGTACGCCGCTGGCGACGTCGCGAGGGCGGACCATCCTCGCTACGCGGAGGCCATCCGGGTCGAGCACTGGGACAACGCGATGCAGCAAGGCGGCTTCGCCGGCTCGTCGATGCTCGGCGCTGACGGCGTCTACGAGCGGGTGCCTTACTTCTTCTCCACCCAGTATGACGTGACCATCGAAGTCACCGGCCGCCCCGATGCGACGCACCGGTTGGTCCTGCGGGGCGACCCCACCGATAGCAGTTTCATGGCCTTCTGGTTGCAGGACAATGTCATTCAGGCCGGTCTCAACGCGAACTCCTGGGGCGCCGCCGACACGATCCGCGGGTTGATCGAGAGTCATGCCCAGGTCGATGCGGTCGCCTTGGCCGACGAGTCCGTGCCACTGGACGAGCTCGGGCAGCAGGTCACGACACCGTGA
- a CDS encoding PhzF family phenazine biosynthesis protein, giving the protein MRRYVTVDCFTKTRLHGNPVAVFDDADGMSPGLMQRVAREMNLSETTFVTRRPQRGEFSVRIFTPVNELAFAGHPLLGTALALAAEAEGGELGLHTQMGRVPVRLSDDDSCARMTQPTPTVKTFDRSEDLLVALGVREATMPLEIYHNGPRHVLVGLASIAELASLRPDHRALGAFEDMAVNCFAGSGTQWRNRMFSPAYGVVEDAATGSAAGPIAIHLARHGAATLGTPLRITQGVEMGRPSDMYACVSQDHDGGARAVQVWGHGILCAEGRMHV; this is encoded by the coding sequence ATGAGACGCTATGTGACTGTCGACTGTTTCACGAAGACCAGGCTGCACGGCAATCCGGTGGCAGTCTTCGACGATGCAGACGGGATGAGTCCGGGGCTGATGCAACGCGTCGCTCGGGAAATGAACCTCTCAGAGACCACTTTCGTGACTCGTCGGCCACAACGTGGAGAGTTCTCGGTAAGGATCTTCACCCCGGTCAACGAACTCGCATTCGCAGGCCACCCTTTGCTCGGCACGGCGCTTGCGCTCGCAGCGGAAGCCGAGGGCGGCGAGCTCGGACTGCATACCCAGATGGGGCGAGTACCGGTGCGCCTGTCGGACGACGACAGCTGTGCGCGTATGACGCAACCCACCCCGACCGTGAAGACGTTCGACCGGTCGGAGGATCTGTTGGTCGCCCTCGGCGTGCGTGAGGCCACCATGCCGTTGGAGATTTACCACAACGGACCGCGGCACGTGCTCGTCGGTCTGGCCAGTATCGCTGAGTTGGCGAGTCTGCGGCCCGATCATCGCGCGCTCGGCGCCTTCGAAGACATGGCTGTGAACTGTTTCGCCGGCTCCGGGACGCAGTGGCGAAACCGAATGTTTTCGCCGGCCTACGGTGTGGTCGAGGACGCCGCGACCGGCTCGGCCGCCGGCCCGATCGCCATACACCTCGCGCGCCATGGAGCGGCCACACTCGGCACACCGCTACGCATCACCCAGGGCGTCGAGATGGGGAGGCCGTCGGATATGTACGCGTGTGTTTCGCAAGACCACGACGGTGGAGCCCGGGCGGTCCAGGTCTGGGGCCACGGCATCCTATGCGCGGAAGGTCGAATGCATGTCTGA
- a CDS encoding isochorismatase family protein — protein sequence MNATASGATGLPVIDSYRLPARRPTVPVALGWTVSPERAVVLVHDMQRYFVEPFPERMRADLVGNIAAVSQALRERGAMVAFSAQPGDMTSSERGLLNDFWGPGMKASADQRQIVAELTPHPSDWHFTKWRYSAFHRSDLLQCMRESGRDQLILCGVYAHVGILATALDAFTNDVQTFIVADAVADFSEQEHQWALDYAGRRCAQIVMSTEVVA from the coding sequence GTGAACGCCACAGCGAGCGGGGCGACTGGGTTGCCAGTCATCGACAGCTATCGGCTGCCTGCCCGAAGACCGACGGTGCCGGTGGCATTGGGTTGGACCGTTTCGCCGGAGCGCGCCGTCGTCCTTGTCCACGATATGCAGCGGTACTTCGTGGAGCCATTCCCCGAACGCATGCGAGCGGACCTCGTGGGCAACATTGCCGCGGTCAGTCAAGCGCTCCGTGAGCGAGGGGCGATGGTGGCGTTTTCTGCACAGCCGGGCGATATGACGAGCAGTGAGCGCGGCCTGCTGAACGATTTTTGGGGGCCGGGAATGAAGGCCTCGGCCGATCAGCGTCAGATTGTGGCAGAGCTTACTCCTCATCCAAGTGACTGGCATTTCACGAAATGGCGATACAGCGCGTTCCACAGGTCGGATCTGCTGCAGTGCATGCGGGAGTCCGGACGGGACCAGTTGATTTTGTGCGGCGTGTATGCACATGTCGGCATTCTGGCGACGGCTCTCGACGCATTCACAAACGACGTACAGACCTTCATCGTCGCGGATGCCGTCGCCGATTTCTCTGAGCAGGAGCATCAGTGGGCTCTGGACTATGCGGGCCGTCGGTGTGCTCAGATCGTTATGAGCACCGAGGTGGTCGCATGA
- a CDS encoding molybdopterin-dependent oxidoreductase has product MHQKAPTITPSWALAPLGGLLAGVVTVGIAEFLAGVVQRMGWSNGTPSPVLAVGGAFIDRTPPWLKTFAVDTFGTHDKQVLLGGIAVVLVLLSLLIGWLARTRFTMTLVVFVGLVAVAAAAVTSRPHAGVLDVLPLLVGAVAGLGVLSQWRRNLLAPKASDDRVVALDRRRALLLGGGAALGAVVLGLAGRAWSTGARAVQDARRAFRVPRVARPVAVPPGASVGVSGVTPFVVPNADFYRIDTALTVPQVDPASWRLRVTGMVDREVEIDWQTLLSKPMQEAMVTLMCVSNEVGGSLNGNAIWTGWPVRELLAQAGVRPGADMVLSRSVDGFTAGTPIEALTDDRNALIAVAMNGEALPAEHGFPVRLVVPGLYGYVSATKWLTELKVTTYARDMGYWTPRGWSAKGPVKTSSRIDVPRSGAKLKVGTIAVAGVAWHQHTGIEKVQVRVDSGDWQDARLGTSAGADVWRQWVYEWSATPGHHTLTVRAIDAVGQVQSSVVAPPAPDGSSGYHSVSVTVS; this is encoded by the coding sequence ATGCACCAGAAGGCACCGACCATCACGCCGTCGTGGGCGCTCGCACCACTCGGCGGCCTGCTCGCCGGTGTCGTCACGGTGGGCATCGCGGAGTTTCTCGCCGGTGTCGTGCAGCGCATGGGGTGGAGCAACGGCACCCCGTCGCCGGTGCTCGCCGTCGGCGGCGCGTTCATCGACCGCACTCCGCCCTGGCTGAAGACCTTCGCCGTCGACACCTTCGGCACTCACGACAAGCAGGTGCTGCTCGGCGGCATCGCGGTCGTGCTGGTGCTGCTCAGTCTGCTGATCGGGTGGCTGGCGCGCACCCGCTTCACGATGACGCTGGTGGTCTTCGTGGGTTTGGTCGCGGTGGCTGCCGCAGCCGTCACGTCACGTCCGCACGCGGGCGTGCTCGACGTCCTACCCCTGCTGGTCGGGGCGGTCGCCGGCCTTGGCGTGCTCTCGCAGTGGCGGCGAAACCTGTTGGCGCCCAAGGCTTCCGACGACCGCGTCGTGGCGCTCGACCGGCGGCGTGCGCTGCTGCTCGGCGGAGGGGCCGCGCTCGGCGCGGTGGTCCTCGGTCTCGCCGGGCGGGCGTGGAGCACCGGGGCACGCGCGGTCCAGGACGCGCGCCGGGCGTTCCGGGTGCCTCGCGTCGCGCGCCCGGTGGCGGTGCCGCCGGGCGCCTCCGTGGGGGTGTCCGGGGTGACGCCGTTCGTCGTACCCAACGCGGACTTCTACCGCATCGACACCGCGCTCACGGTGCCGCAGGTCGACCCGGCGAGCTGGCGGCTACGGGTGACCGGCATGGTCGACCGTGAGGTCGAAATCGACTGGCAGACCTTGCTGTCCAAGCCGATGCAGGAAGCCATGGTCACGCTGATGTGCGTGTCGAACGAGGTTGGCGGAAGTCTCAATGGCAACGCGATCTGGACCGGGTGGCCGGTGCGCGAACTCCTCGCCCAGGCCGGGGTGCGGCCCGGCGCCGACATGGTGCTGTCCCGGAGCGTCGACGGCTTCACCGCCGGCACGCCGATCGAGGCACTCACCGACGACCGCAACGCGCTGATCGCCGTCGCGATGAACGGCGAGGCGCTGCCGGCCGAGCACGGCTTCCCGGTGCGTCTTGTGGTGCCGGGGCTCTACGGATATGTGAGCGCGACCAAGTGGCTCACCGAGCTCAAGGTCACCACCTACGCCAGGGACATGGGTTACTGGACGCCGCGCGGCTGGTCGGCGAAGGGGCCGGTCAAGACATCGTCGCGCATCGACGTGCCCCGCAGCGGCGCCAAGCTGAAGGTGGGCACCATCGCCGTTGCCGGCGTCGCCTGGCATCAGCACACCGGCATCGAAAAGGTCCAGGTGAGAGTCGATTCCGGCGACTGGCAGGACGCTCGCCTCGGCACCTCCGCCGGCGCGGACGTATGGCGGCAGTGGGTCTACGAGTGGTCTGCGACGCCCGGGCACCACACGCTCACCGTGCGGGCGATCGACGCCGTCGGGCAGGTGCAAAGCTCGGTGGTGGCGCCGCCCGCGCCCGACGGGTCGAGTGGTTATCACTCGGTGTCGGTCACGGTGTCGTGA
- a CDS encoding anthranilate synthase family protein: MSLLQQILKSPPPAFAIIARGEDKKVSVHVGDVAYPRTIDELPDGDMGPTIAVVPFRQVSERGFTCEDDGTPLLAIRSFSHEHISLSEALEDLPDVDTELVGGAFDQSDDEYADMVNTVKQDVISAGDGANFVLARQYEARLARPDANAAPSVLRRLLANEVSAHWTFLVHAGGRTLVGASPELHVSLRGGIAAMTPISGTYRYPVTGPSELGVLRFLRDQKETSELFMVVDEELKMMAEICSESPTVTGPFLRTMARLAHTEYRIEGRCDKDPRVVLRETLLAPTVTGAPLENACRVIARHEPSPRGYYSGVAAWIDSDDDGTAALDSAILIRTCEIDSEGGVRLGVGATLVSGSDPRTEVAETHTKVATLLASFTRTAEVPDLHTESVQRALAQRNSHLSQFWAGARPTRPMQRRCRGLLVDAEDSFTAMLEAQLDAIGIEVRTLRVNEVHGLDHDSDLLILGPGPGDPTDLSLPKNQVLGFLADRALSAKQPMLAICLSHQILSARMGVSVRRKETPNQGVQQEIDLFGARERVGFYNSFAAVLAGDQPPPADLEIACDPATGEVHAMRAAGLSSMQFHPESVLTMNGPDLLAREIDHVLATSPVRAEAD, translated from the coding sequence ATGAGTCTCTTGCAGCAGATCCTTAAATCGCCGCCACCTGCCTTCGCCATCATCGCCCGCGGTGAAGACAAGAAGGTCAGTGTGCATGTGGGCGATGTGGCTTATCCCCGCACCATCGATGAACTACCCGACGGTGACATGGGGCCGACGATCGCTGTCGTTCCTTTTCGGCAGGTTTCTGAGCGAGGGTTTACCTGCGAGGACGACGGCACCCCACTCCTTGCCATCCGATCATTTTCCCACGAGCACATTTCGCTGAGTGAAGCACTTGAAGACCTGCCTGATGTCGACACCGAACTCGTGGGCGGAGCGTTCGACCAGTCCGACGATGAGTACGCCGACATGGTGAACACCGTCAAACAGGACGTGATCAGTGCCGGTGACGGAGCGAACTTCGTGCTCGCACGACAGTATGAGGCGCGCCTCGCCCGGCCCGACGCGAACGCCGCTCCGAGCGTGTTGCGCCGACTGCTGGCGAACGAGGTATCGGCGCACTGGACGTTTCTCGTGCACGCAGGAGGTCGCACCCTCGTCGGCGCGAGCCCGGAGTTGCACGTGAGTCTGCGAGGCGGCATCGCAGCAATGACGCCGATCAGCGGCACGTACCGATATCCGGTGACGGGTCCGAGCGAGCTGGGCGTCCTGCGATTTCTTCGCGATCAGAAGGAGACGAGTGAGCTCTTCATGGTCGTGGACGAGGAACTCAAGATGATGGCCGAGATCTGCTCGGAATCGCCGACGGTCACCGGGCCGTTCTTGCGCACCATGGCGCGTCTCGCTCACACCGAGTACCGAATCGAGGGCAGGTGCGACAAGGATCCACGGGTTGTGCTCCGCGAGACACTGCTTGCCCCGACCGTCACTGGTGCGCCGTTGGAGAACGCTTGCCGGGTAATTGCTCGGCACGAGCCGTCTCCTCGGGGGTACTACAGCGGGGTAGCCGCATGGATTGACTCCGATGACGACGGGACGGCGGCACTGGATTCCGCAATCCTTATCCGCACCTGTGAGATTGACTCGGAGGGTGGGGTCCGCTTGGGTGTCGGAGCCACACTCGTGAGTGGTTCGGATCCCAGGACCGAGGTTGCGGAGACACACACCAAGGTCGCGACACTCCTGGCCTCCTTCACGAGAACTGCAGAGGTTCCGGACCTGCATACCGAATCTGTGCAGCGCGCCCTTGCGCAACGTAACTCCCATCTGTCTCAGTTCTGGGCCGGCGCACGGCCAACGCGGCCGATGCAGCGGCGCTGCCGTGGCCTGTTGGTTGACGCGGAGGATTCGTTCACCGCGATGCTTGAGGCCCAGCTGGACGCGATCGGGATCGAGGTGCGCACGTTACGCGTCAACGAAGTCCACGGTCTCGACCATGACTCTGATTTGCTCATTCTCGGCCCCGGTCCTGGTGACCCGACCGACCTGTCACTACCGAAGAATCAGGTCCTCGGGTTCCTTGCGGACCGGGCGTTGAGTGCGAAGCAGCCCATGCTCGCGATCTGCCTCAGCCATCAGATCTTGTCGGCCAGGATGGGCGTCTCGGTTCGGCGCAAGGAGACGCCGAACCAAGGTGTGCAACAAGAGATCGATCTTTTCGGTGCGCGCGAGCGGGTTGGCTTCTACAACTCCTTTGCAGCAGTGTTGGCGGGAGATCAGCCGCCACCGGCCGACCTGGAGATTGCCTGTGATCCTGCGACGGGCGAGGTACATGCCATGCGGGCGGCCGGCCTATCGTCGATGCAGTTCCACCCGGAGTCCGTGCTGACGATGAACGGGCCGGATCTCCTGGCTCGGGAGATTGATCATGTCTTGGCGACGTCACCGGTCCGAGCGGAGGCGGATTGA
- a CDS encoding multicopper oxidase family protein, translating into MTHMSRRMFVGGVVGAGLTVGAGVGLPAVIGSGSTGHLVRSQLKLPAPYKLPLPIPPVARPVSSGSDHDSYRMVQREAIAEILPGVQTPIWGYDGRFPGPTIVSRSGRRTEVEHDNQLPVPTVVHLHGARTPAESDGYPTDLVLPRNGWAASAPMGDQLAKLTRGSRRYVYPLQQPAATLWYHDHRMDFTGPAVYRGLAGFHLVSDDHEQGLGLPSGVRDLPLAIADRAFAADGQFAYPSKDPTLTRTPGVRETYIEGVFGDVILVNGAPWPEHPVDAARYRLRILNASNARRYDLAFRVDGKPVPFVQIGADQGLLDRPREHQHLVIAPAERFDLVIDFAKVRVGAKVELVNSLGRGTTSRVMRFNVVRRAADESRIPAALRQIQPLQRSDATVTREFSFRAGKVHGGHAGWVINGRPFAPDYFAAEPRLGAVEIWRFITDLHHPIHLHQVGFQVLSRGGKPPGAFDTGVKDTIDLRPGEAAEVITRFDAYRGRFVFHCHNSEHEDMAMMANFKVI; encoded by the coding sequence ATGACCCACATGTCACGCCGCATGTTCGTCGGTGGGGTCGTCGGCGCGGGCCTGACCGTCGGCGCGGGGGTCGGTCTGCCGGCAGTCATCGGCTCGGGCAGCACCGGGCACCTGGTGCGCAGTCAGCTGAAGCTTCCGGCGCCGTACAAACTCCCGCTCCCGATCCCGCCCGTCGCCCGGCCGGTCAGCAGTGGGTCCGACCATGACAGCTACCGCATGGTGCAGCGCGAGGCGATCGCCGAGATCCTGCCGGGTGTGCAGACCCCGATCTGGGGGTATGACGGGAGATTTCCCGGGCCGACGATCGTCAGCCGCAGCGGCCGCCGCACCGAGGTCGAGCACGACAACCAGCTGCCGGTGCCGACGGTTGTCCACCTGCACGGAGCACGCACGCCTGCCGAATCCGACGGATATCCAACCGATCTGGTCCTGCCCCGTAACGGTTGGGCGGCCTCCGCACCCATGGGCGACCAGCTCGCGAAGCTCACCCGCGGCTCGCGGCGTTATGTGTATCCCCTGCAGCAGCCAGCCGCCACCCTCTGGTACCACGATCACCGGATGGACTTCACCGGCCCCGCGGTCTACCGCGGCCTGGCCGGATTCCATCTGGTCTCCGACGACCACGAGCAGGGGCTCGGGCTGCCCTCCGGCGTCCGCGATCTGCCGCTGGCGATCGCCGACCGCGCATTCGCCGCCGACGGCCAGTTCGCCTACCCGTCGAAGGACCCGACGCTGACCCGCACACCGGGTGTGCGGGAGACGTATATCGAGGGCGTGTTCGGCGACGTCATCCTGGTCAACGGTGCACCCTGGCCTGAGCATCCGGTCGACGCTGCCCGGTATCGCCTGCGAATCCTCAACGCGTCCAATGCTCGTCGCTACGACCTCGCGTTCCGGGTCGACGGCAAGCCGGTGCCGTTCGTGCAGATCGGCGCCGATCAGGGCCTGCTCGACCGGCCACGAGAGCATCAGCACCTCGTCATCGCACCGGCCGAACGATTTGACCTCGTCATCGACTTCGCAAAGGTCCGGGTAGGCGCCAAGGTGGAACTGGTCAACTCCCTCGGCAGGGGAACTACCAGCCGCGTCATGCGCTTCAACGTCGTCCGTCGCGCGGCCGATGAGAGCCGGATCCCAGCTGCGCTCAGACAGATCCAGCCGCTTCAGCGCTCGGATGCCACAGTGACCCGGGAGTTCTCGTTCCGCGCGGGCAAAGTGCACGGTGGCCACGCCGGTTGGGTGATCAACGGCCGCCCCTTCGCCCCGGACTACTTCGCTGCGGAGCCAAGACTGGGCGCGGTCGAGATCTGGCGCTTCATCACCGACTTGCACCACCCGATCCACCTGCACCAGGTCGGTTTCCAGGTGCTGTCCCGTGGGGGCAAGCCGCCGGGAGCCTTCGACACAGGCGTGAAGGACACCATCGACCTGCGTCCTGGCGAAGCCGCCGAGGTCATCACCCGATTCGACGCATACCGAGGTCGATTCGTCTTCCATTGCCATAACTCCGAGCACGAAGACATGGCCATGATGGCCAACTTCAAAGTCATCTGA
- the phzG gene encoding phenazine biosynthesis FMN-dependent oxidase PhzG: protein MSDLAEQHRSESMTAARPADFPEYHSPPPDPMPLLHKWIEEAAELGVREPLALALATVDATGQPSSRTVVVGAVTNVGLVIATHSTSRKAHDLRSNERASGLLYWRETSQQLQFEGRMIALDEASSDRLWEKRPVFTHAMTVASEQSATLADPAELRSRAAQLATGAPLPRPARYTAYEFVISAIEFWANGTDRLHERLRYTRTPASAGWSWNRLQP, encoded by the coding sequence ATGTCTGACCTTGCCGAGCAACACCGATCCGAGTCGATGACGGCTGCTCGGCCGGCCGATTTCCCCGAGTATCACTCGCCGCCGCCCGATCCAATGCCGTTGCTGCACAAATGGATCGAGGAGGCCGCCGAGCTTGGAGTCCGAGAACCATTGGCTCTCGCGCTTGCGACGGTCGACGCCACCGGCCAGCCATCCAGCCGCACCGTCGTGGTTGGTGCGGTGACCAACGTGGGTCTGGTTATCGCCACCCACTCAACGAGCCGCAAGGCCCACGATCTCAGGTCGAACGAGCGCGCGAGCGGTCTGCTCTACTGGCGTGAAACGAGCCAGCAATTGCAGTTCGAGGGACGAATGATCGCTCTCGACGAAGCATCGTCCGATCGACTCTGGGAGAAGCGGCCCGTCTTCACCCACGCGATGACGGTCGCATCCGAGCAAAGCGCGACGCTGGCAGATCCCGCTGAACTGCGTTCTCGTGCAGCCCAGTTGGCCACCGGAGCACCCCTGCCTCGGCCCGCGCGGTACACGGCATACGAGTTCGTCATATCGGCGATCGAGTTCTGGGCGAACGGCACAGACCGCCTGCACGAGCGGCTGCGCTACACCCGGACACCGGCATCGGCCGGCTGGTCCTGGAACCGGCTTCAACCGTAA
- a CDS encoding PhzA/PhzB family protein, which translates to MSEDKILRKPDPEVFASDVDLRRKNQATVETYMVCTGQARLRRHELFAEDGEGGLWTSDKNEPIVTKGRERLAEHAKWSLRCFPDWEWYNIEIFATHDPNRFWVECDGRGTIDFDGYPTGFYENHFMHSFELADGKILRNREFMNPLRQMAALEIDVPQISREGIPL; encoded by the coding sequence ATGTCGGAAGACAAGATTCTGCGCAAGCCGGATCCGGAAGTGTTCGCAAGCGACGTGGATCTGCGACGCAAGAACCAGGCGACGGTTGAGACGTACATGGTCTGCACTGGGCAGGCTCGGCTCCGTCGGCATGAGCTGTTCGCGGAGGACGGGGAGGGCGGTCTGTGGACCTCGGACAAGAACGAGCCAATTGTTACGAAGGGCCGGGAGCGGCTCGCAGAGCACGCGAAATGGTCGCTGCGCTGTTTTCCGGACTGGGAGTGGTACAACATCGAGATTTTTGCAACCCACGACCCCAACCGTTTCTGGGTGGAATGCGACGGGCGTGGAACAATCGATTTCGATGGATATCCAACGGGTTTCTACGAAAATCACTTCATGCATTCATTTGAGCTTGCAGACGGGAAAATTCTTCGCAATCGCGAGTTCATGAATCCCCTGAGGCAGATGGCTGCTCTGGAAATCGACGTTCCGCAAATCTCCAGGGAGGGAATTCCGCTATGA
- a CDS encoding 3-deoxy-7-phosphoheptulonate synthase → MTTNLMPRERTGPLASIEERMAAALQQPQWPDPDRVDAVRAALRGRPALVRPEHVIELRTRLAAVAGGEAVVIQAGDCAEHPEETDPISVGRKVALISSLAGILGAELGCPVVKVGRIAGQFSKPRSRATELVDGVELTAYRGEMVNSQQPTESDRRPDPMRMLTGYLVASDVMRHLGWLTSTRGARSMARTWTSHEALLLDYELPMVRTDDYGRLFLASTHWPWVGARTRNLNGPHLELMSRIINPVAVKIGPDVGVPEIRELCRLLDPHRLPGRLTLISRMGAGRIGEGLPSLVGAVRDAGHPVIWMCDPMHGNTITVAGRKTRMARDIVSEAENFVRIVRNAGVHPGGLHLEATPDAVTECDLVDGPAEPGTYRTLCDPRLNPEQATRIASAWARGVR, encoded by the coding sequence ATGACGACGAACCTCATGCCGCGTGAAAGAACCGGGCCGCTCGCGTCGATCGAAGAGCGGATGGCAGCCGCGCTCCAGCAACCGCAATGGCCCGATCCAGATCGGGTCGACGCGGTCCGTGCCGCGCTGCGCGGACGCCCGGCGTTGGTTCGGCCCGAGCATGTCATCGAGTTGCGCACGCGACTGGCGGCGGTGGCCGGTGGGGAGGCGGTCGTCATCCAAGCCGGCGACTGCGCAGAGCACCCCGAGGAGACGGATCCGATCTCAGTGGGCCGCAAGGTCGCGTTGATCAGTTCGCTCGCCGGGATCCTCGGTGCTGAGTTGGGTTGCCCAGTGGTCAAAGTGGGCCGGATCGCAGGTCAGTTCTCCAAGCCTCGATCGCGTGCGACTGAACTGGTGGACGGTGTCGAACTCACGGCGTACCGCGGTGAGATGGTCAACTCCCAGCAGCCGACGGAGTCCGACCGGCGCCCCGACCCGATGCGGATGTTGACCGGCTATCTCGTGGCTTCGGACGTCATGCGCCACTTGGGCTGGCTGACGTCCACCCGTGGTGCCAGGAGCATGGCCAGGACGTGGACCTCACACGAGGCGCTCCTCTTGGACTACGAGCTGCCAATGGTCCGGACGGACGACTACGGCCGGCTCTTTCTCGCGTCGACCCATTGGCCGTGGGTGGGTGCTCGCACCCGGAACCTGAATGGTCCACACCTGGAACTCATGAGTCGCATCATTAATCCGGTCGCCGTCAAGATCGGGCCAGATGTTGGGGTTCCGGAGATTCGCGAGCTTTGCCGCTTGCTCGATCCGCACCGGCTGCCCGGCCGGCTGACGCTGATCTCGCGGATGGGTGCGGGCCGAATCGGTGAGGGGCTACCCAGTCTGGTCGGTGCGGTTCGCGATGCCGGACATCCGGTGATCTGGATGTGCGATCCGATGCACGGGAACACCATCACGGTCGCGGGCCGAAAAACGCGAATGGCACGGGACATCGTCTCGGAAGCGGAGAATTTTGTCCGAATAGTCCGCAATGCCGGGGTGCATCCCGGAGGACTCCACTTGGAGGCTACGCCCGACGCTGTCACTGAATGTGACCTTGTGGACGGCCCTGCTGAGCCGGGCACGTACCGCACTCTGTGCGACCCGCGGTTGAACCCTGAGCAGGCGACTCGCATTGCCTCGGCGTGGGCGCGGGGTGTGCGGTGA